Proteins from one Panicum virgatum strain AP13 chromosome 7K, P.virgatum_v5, whole genome shotgun sequence genomic window:
- the LOC120641997 gene encoding protein COFACTOR ASSEMBLY OF COMPLEX C SUBUNIT B CCB4, chloroplastic-like isoform X2, with the protein MEPSRGIASAPLPQPALRAAPAPRLGRRLPFGAFSPPLPLSNAREPGCCVSRALRPRQEWVESWVRSNDTLVRGLPILVGGASLVAVLLNCAVSGIAAVADASSSQSRADILTLALSVTDILAGLVWLSIRPKSISPVVPRGVECKRVGPGVSSSALQELLWTWDSLTTATCCKSLVVVYGGNCILQIGVAAGSPEDGNAVTVDTQKFIQGSLYRSAMESKKNLIWQTLLCILGGLSCPSCLLTHRH; encoded by the exons ATGGAGCCGAGCAGAGGCATTGCCTCAGCTCCACTCCCGCAGCCAGCGCTGCGGGCGGCGCCCGCCCCGCGCCTCGGCCGGCGGCTTCCCTTCGGAGCCTtctcaccgccgctgccgctctctAACGCG CGAGAGCCCGGGTGCTGCGTCAGCAGGGCGCTGCGGCCGCGGCAGGAGTGGGTGGAGAGCTGGGTCCGGAGCAACGACACGCTCGTCCGCGGCCTGCCCatcctcgtcggcggcgcctCCCTCGTCGCTGTCCTCCTCAACTGTGCCGTTTCCGGAattgccgccgtcgccgacgcctccAG TTCGCAGTCGAGGGCCGATATTTTAACCCTCGCGCTCTCCGTAACTGACATTCTTGCCGGACTCGTGTGGCTGTCCATCCGTCCGAAATCCATTTCTCCG GTGGTTCCTCGAGGCGTCGAATGCAAACGAGTTGGTCCTGGTGTGTCAAGTTCTGCTCTTCAAGAACTACTTTG GACATGGGATTCCCTCACTACTGCAACTTGTTGCAAATCATTGGTTGTTGTGTATGGAGGTAATTGCATTCTTCAAATCGGTGTTGCTGCGGGTTCTCCAGAAGATGGTAATGCAGTTACTGTGGATACACAAAAGTTCATCCAGGGCTCTCTTTATAGAAGTGCAATGGAATCCAAGA AGAATCTTATCTGGCAAACCTTGCTCTGTATCCTGGGAGGTCTGAGTTGCCCTTCTTGCCTGCTAACACACAG GCACTAA
- the LOC120641997 gene encoding protein COFACTOR ASSEMBLY OF COMPLEX C SUBUNIT B CCB4, chloroplastic-like isoform X1 → MEPSRGIASAPLPQPALRAAPAPRLGRRLPFGAFSPPLPLSNAREPGCCVSRALRPRQEWVESWVRSNDTLVRGLPILVGGASLVAVLLNCAVSGIAAVADASSSQSRADILTLALSVTDILAGLVWLSIRPKSISPVVPRGVECKRVGPGVSSSALQELLWTWDSLTTATCCKSLVVVYGGNCILQIGVAAGSPEDGNAVTVDTQKFIQGSLYRSAMESKKQSYLANLALYPGRSELPFLPANTQALILQPIGDKGIAIVGGDTIRGFSSTDQAWIAMIADKLDATLSKSYNS, encoded by the exons ATGGAGCCGAGCAGAGGCATTGCCTCAGCTCCACTCCCGCAGCCAGCGCTGCGGGCGGCGCCCGCCCCGCGCCTCGGCCGGCGGCTTCCCTTCGGAGCCTtctcaccgccgctgccgctctctAACGCG CGAGAGCCCGGGTGCTGCGTCAGCAGGGCGCTGCGGCCGCGGCAGGAGTGGGTGGAGAGCTGGGTCCGGAGCAACGACACGCTCGTCCGCGGCCTGCCCatcctcgtcggcggcgcctCCCTCGTCGCTGTCCTCCTCAACTGTGCCGTTTCCGGAattgccgccgtcgccgacgcctccAG TTCGCAGTCGAGGGCCGATATTTTAACCCTCGCGCTCTCCGTAACTGACATTCTTGCCGGACTCGTGTGGCTGTCCATCCGTCCGAAATCCATTTCTCCG GTGGTTCCTCGAGGCGTCGAATGCAAACGAGTTGGTCCTGGTGTGTCAAGTTCTGCTCTTCAAGAACTACTTTG GACATGGGATTCCCTCACTACTGCAACTTGTTGCAAATCATTGGTTGTTGTGTATGGAGGTAATTGCATTCTTCAAATCGGTGTTGCTGCGGGTTCTCCAGAAGATGGTAATGCAGTTACTGTGGATACACAAAAGTTCATCCAGGGCTCTCTTTATAGAAGTGCAATGGAATCCAAGAAGC AATCTTATCTGGCAAACCTTGCTCTGTATCCTGGGAGGTCTGAGTTGCCCTTCTTGCCTGCTAACACACAG GCACTAATATTACAACCAATTGGTGATAAAGGAATTGCAATTGTTGGCGGTGACACTATAAGAGGGTTCAGTAGTACTGATCAG GCATGGATTGCAATGATCGCAGACAAGTTGGATGCCACACTGTCGAAGTCTTATAACTCTTAA